The genomic DNA TCTTGGTTCCAGACCGGTCGAGTCCCGTCGTTGCCGTTTCCGTGCTCTACGACGTCGGCTTTCGTTCGGAGCCCGAGGGGCGGAGTGGTTTCGCCCATCTCTTCGAGCATATGATGTTTCAGGGCTCCGAGCAGGTTCCAAAGGGAGAGTTCGACCGGTTGCTCATGGGGAACGGGGGTGTGCTCAACGGTACGACGACCCCCGACTTCACCGCCTATTTCGAAGTCCTTCCGTCCGCGGCCTTGGAGATGGCGCTCTTTCTGGAAGCCGATCGGATGCGCTCGCTCGTGGTTGATCAGGAGAACCTCGACAATCAGACGGCGGTCGTGCAAGAAGAGATTCGACTCAACGTTCTCAACCGTGCCTACGGGAAGTTCCCCTGGATTCTGCTTCCCGCCTTGCTGTTCGACACCTATCCGAACGTCCACGACGGCTACGGGAGTTTCGAAGATCTGGAGGCTGCGCGACTCGAGGACGTACGAGAGTTCTTCGCCCGTTTCTACACACCTGCCAATGCCGTTCTGGCGGTTTGTGGCGACCTGCATCCGGATGATGTCGTTGAACTGATCGAGCATCATTTCGCCGGCATCGGGGGGCGACCGCGCCCTCGCCTGCAGTCGTTCGCGGAGCCGATCCGGGACGGCGTCCGGCGGTCTCGATACCGGGATGCGTTTGCTCCCGCTCCCGCCCTGGCACTTGGGTACCGGGTCCCCGATCCGATCATTCACCTCGATCAGGTTCTGGCGCTCGACGTCCTGGCACGAGTGCTGGCCGACGGGCCTGCTTCCCGTCTCGAGCAGCGACTCGTTCGCAAAGAAGGGCTGGTCACCTCTGTCGATGCCTGGATCGGAGAGGCTCCGGGCTGGGGCGGCCCGTTCGAGATGCGTGATCCGACCCGGTTCCAGATCAGTACGTTCTATCCGCGTGCCTCCGACAGAAGCCGCATCATCGAAGCGATCGACGGGGAGATCGAAGGTGTCGCCGGGGGCCTCGAGCCCGGCGAGGTGGATCGGGTGATCAGTCGTGTGACCGCCGAGTACGCGCGCAAGATGGATCACGTGCTCAACCGATCCCTGGGCGCGGCTCGGTTGGAGCTTCTTCACGATGAGCCGGGTTTGCTGGATTCGATTCCCGCGCTCTACGCGAAGGTGAC from Actinomycetota bacterium includes the following:
- a CDS encoding insulinase family protein, which gives rise to MTSPLRLNIPVERSKLDNGLRIVLVPDRSSPVVAVSVLYDVGFRSEPEGRSGFAHLFEHMMFQGSEQVPKGEFDRLLMGNGGVLNGTTTPDFTAYFEVLPSAALEMALFLEADRMRSLVVDQENLDNQTAVVQEEIRLNVLNRAYGKFPWILLPALLFDTYPNVHDGYGSFEDLEAARLEDVREFFARFYTPANAVLAVCGDLHPDDVVELIEHHFAGIGGRPRPRLQSFAEPIRDGVRRSRYRDAFAPAPALALGYRVPDPIIHLDQVLALDVLARVLADGPASRLEQRLVRKEGLVTSVDAWIGEAPGWGGPFEMRDPTRFQISTFYPRASDRSRIIEAIDGEIEGVAGGLEPGEVDRVISRVTAEYARKMDHVLNRSLGAARLELLHDEPGLLDSIPALYAKVTARAVSEAARVWLRPDRRAELEVVPGGGQ